The following are encoded in a window of Arctopsyche grandis isolate Sample6627 chromosome 2, ASM5162203v2, whole genome shotgun sequence genomic DNA:
- the LOC143922876 gene encoding D-3-phosphoglycerate dehydrogenase produces MIPIMSVLISDAVDSRCADKLEENGIAVTIKTKMPKAELLEEIKYHDALIVRSSTQVTREVIESGSKLKVVGRAGAGVDNIDVNAATENNVLVLNTPGGNAISACELTCGLISSLARHIPQGAASLKSGLWERTKFQGSELDGKTLAVLGLGRVGKEVAIRMNAFGMRIIGYDPIVSAEDAKAYNTEKMELVDIWPLADYITVHTPLMDSTRNLISAKVLSKCKKGIFIVNVGRGGLVNESDLLEGLKSDHVGGAALDVFEQEPPTDAITLELIQHPRVIATPHLGASTAEAQVRVAVEVAEQFIALSDATKTAVVQICAVNPTILSS; encoded by the exons ATGATTCCCATTATGTCAGTGTTGATTTCTGATGCTGTTGATAGCAGATGTGCCGACAAATTGGAAGAAAATGGAATTGCAGTCACCATCAAGACTAAAATGCCCAAGGCTGAACTTCTAGAAGAAAttaaa TATCATGACGCTTTGATCGTAAGATCCAGTACTCAAGTGACTCGTGAGGTTATAGAATCCGGAAGCAAACTCAAAGTTGTAGGTCGAGCCGGAGCCGGCGTTGACAACATTGATGTCAATGCGGCTACCGAAAACAATGTATTGGTGTTAAA TACACCTGGAGGCAACGCTATCAGTGCGTGCGAGTTGACTTGCGGCCTGATTAGTTCACTGGCTAGACACATTCCACAAGGAGCTGCCAGCTTGAAATCGGGTCTCTGGGAAAGAACCAAGTTTCAAGGGTCAGAACTCGATGGAAAAACACTCGCTGTACTCGGACTTGGACGGGTTGGAAAAGAAGTCGCCATCAGAATGAACGCTTTTGGAATGAgg atcaTTGGATACGATCCAATAGTATCAGCTGAAGACGCGAAAGCATACAATACAGAAAAAATGGAATTGGTCGACATATGGCCTTTAGCCGACTACATTACCGTACATACACCACTCATGGATTCTACGAGAA ACTTGATAAGTGCTAAAGTTCTTAGCAAGTGCAAGAAGGGTATATTCATCGTTAACGTCGGCAGAGGTGGTTTAGTAAACGAATCCGACCTTTTGGAAGGACTAAAGAGCGACCAT GTCGGTGGAGCAGCGTTGGATGTTTTCGAACAAGAACCACCGACAGATGCAATCACTCTCGAGCTGATTCAGCATCCTCGAGTTATAGCGACTCCTCATTTGG GTGCTTCCACTGCGGAAGCGCAAGTGAGAGTCGCCGTAGAAGTTGCAGAGCAGTTTATTGCATTGTCCGATGCAACAAAGACAGCTGTAGTGCAGATTTGTGCCGTCAATCCAACTATTTTGTCATCTTGA
- the LOC143922874 gene encoding uncharacterized protein LOC143922874 — MGGLLGRSKNEEGGKSLFGYRMCPGGSKKQKNKNLDTSTVSNTDKSSPTKKTSDWTEVQLQVPESLLEIENQIIKNPPVPPPRKHKSKTNTLEKQHVKLVANANTADKTFTNNYEDRIPVEEPIIVPRKEPVHICDGTHHHVTNIVNGKVIHNHCINVTKAVTKSEVEKIPPARPKFLSTVSLPDIDELKQNQEKNIAKTTKNEFTKVPQRQISVISLPTDSKITLSDTTAARLENYLRRCKNFSGLPPKQLLEQLQLNGHNSDSDDSWDGLNDWGLDITEHHGMPLKSPVQPRYTLNSPSLLRTQIKPKESSTTVPIVEENDEVGYMRNIAERRESIDDFFDSKAESIYSVPKSTEVQFNTQLGRRGSDSFFQNDKEFYPGISDNISSLKSNIFYTNALLESESQHFDKPAPVKQSVSEMKVHPASLPIVSKPEEKNHAAEKQLIQSTISKPEEKNHSAEKQIIQSTISKPEETKHATERQPIQSVMDAIDKSVIGTSKGLDFSAHNDLLETFQQFYDAHDKLADKNKKDIPNTALPVDANSNSSHLSSPECKPKRKSGNVQHSNLLKIIQENTTSEKDSDDSDKESNSHTNKIESEIKK, encoded by the exons ATGGGAGGCCTTCTTGGAAGAAGTAAAAATGAAGAAGGAGGAAAGAGTTTATTTGGATACAGg ATGTGTCCCGGTggttcaaaaaaacaaaaaaacaa aaATTTGGATACGTCTACTGTAAGCAATACCGATAAGTCTTCACCTACTAAAAAAACTTCAGACTGGACAGAAGTGCAGCTTCAAGTACCAGAGTCGCTACTAGAAAtagaaaatcaaataataaagaaCCCTCCGGTTCCCCCTCCAAGGAAGCACAAAAGTAAAACAAACACATTAGAGAAACAACATGTGAAATTGGTTGCCAATGCTAACACGGCAGATAAAACATTTACAAACAATTATGAAGACCGTATTCCGGTTGAAGAGCCAATAATAGTCCCTAGAAAAGAGCCGGTTCATATATGTGATGGAACGCATCACCATGTCACAAATATCGTCAACGGCAAAGTTATTCACAATCATTGCATCAATGTCACAAAGGCCGTTACGAAGTCTGAAGTGGAGAAGATTCCACCAGCAAGGCCCAAGTTCTTATCGACAGTCTCTCTACCTGATATTGATGAGCTGAAGCAGAACCAAGAAAAGAACATCGCGAAAACTACGAAAAATGAGTTCACCAAGGTACCTCAGAGGCAGATTTCAGTTATTTCTCTACCGACGGACAGCAAGATAACACTTTCAGATACAACAGCTGCTAGGTTAGAAAATTATCTGAGGAGATGTAAGAATTTCAGCGGACTTCCTCCTAAGCAGCTATTGGAGCAGTTACAACTCAATGGACACAATAGTGACAGTGATGACTCATGGGACGGACTAAACGATTGGGGGTTGGACATCACAGAGCATCATGGAATGCCTTTGAAATCGCCTGTACAACCTCGATACACTCTTAACAGTCCGTCGTTACTTAGGACACAAATTAAACCCAAGGAATCCTCAACTACTGTACCTATAGTAGAAGAAAATGACGAAGTTGGCTATATGAGAAATATCGCAGAAAGACGTGAAAGCATAGACGATTTCTTTGATTCAAAAGCAGAAAGTATATATTCTGTACCGAAATCTACAGAAGTCCAATTCAATACTCAGCTGGGACGTAGAGGATCTGACAGTTTTTTCCAAAACGACAAAGAATTTTACCCGGGAATCTCCGACAATATTTCTTCGTTAAAATCGAATATATTTTACACAAACGCTTTACTAGAAAGTGAATCTCAACACTTTGATAAGCCTGCACCGGTAAAACAATCCGTATCTGAAATGAAAGTCCACCCAGCAAGTTTGCCGATAGTATCCAAACCTGAAGAAAAAAACCATGCAGCAGAAAAGCAACTCATCCAATCAACAATATCCAAACCTGAAGAAAAAAACCATTCAGCAGAAAAACAAATCATCCAATCAACAATATCCAAACCTGAAGAAACGAAACACGCGACGGAAAGGCAACCGATCCAATCAGTGATGGATGCAATAGATAAATCTGTTATTGGAACTTCAAAGGGTCTAGATTTTAGTGCTCACAACGATCTgttggaaacgtttcaacagTTTTACGACGCACACGACAAATTAGCTGATAAGAACAAAAAAGATATACCAAACACTGCTTTGCCAGTTGATGCTAATTCAAATAGTAGTCATCTTTCAAGCCCCGAATGCAAACCAAAACGTAAATCTGGCAACGTTCAACATTcaaatttactaaaaattatACAAGAGAATACAACTTCAGAAAAAGACTCGGATGATTCGGACAAAGAATCAAATTCACacacaaataaaattgaatctgaaattaaaaaatag